A single window of Salvelinus namaycush isolate Seneca chromosome 11, SaNama_1.0, whole genome shotgun sequence DNA harbors:
- the acot11a gene encoding acyl-coenzyme A thioesterase 11 isoform X3 has protein sequence MSRHQNGEEYRNPTEVKKSQIVMPCHANHRQELSVGELLKWMDSTACLSAERHAGCPCVTASVDDIHFEHTIGVGQVVNIKAKVNRAFNTSMEVGIVVSCEDLFSDSHWRVCQAVATFVSQSTTGGKVQLHPLVPCTQAEQVEHSLAAERRRMRLVHADIVKDLLTNRAFQQVEVQEAEKAVPAERTRVESVELVLPTHANHQVNTFGGQIMAWMENVATIAASRLCNAHPTLQSIDMFHFRGPSHVGDRLVLKAIVNNAFKNSMEVGVCAEAYQGEGPLRHINSAFMTFEIRDREGKPCTLPRIRPEPLEGRRRYQEAIARNKIRLDRKYIISCKQTEVPLSVPWDLSNQVYLSYNNVSALKMLAARNNWLLNSEKNKVSLYTLEQKQVLSFKVETEVDIPAERAFMLLSDFSKRVEWDSNYKRCELILRVDDDDFLYRVVTPSIGQDGASNSPSADQGGKVQDFILLASRRPPCDSGDPYVIALRSVTLPTHPPTEGYNRGEVLCAGFSILEVSKNISKISYFNQASPEVLPYISTDIAGLSSSFYGIFCACNTFLQENRDDHASTPQSQPPSSTLKSAQLLTPNPL, from the exons ATGAGCAGACACCAAAATGGGGAGGAGTACAGGAACCCAACAGAGGTGAAGAAGAGCCAGATAGTGATGCCCTGCCATGCCAACCACCGCCAGGAGCTCAGTGTGGGAGAGCTGCTCAAATGGATGGACTCTACAGCCTGTCTGTCAG CTGAAAGGCATGCCGGGTGTCCCTGTGTCACTGCCTCGGTCGACGACATCCACTTTGAACACACTATTGG GGTTGGACAGGTGGTCAACATCAAGGCCAAAGTCAATCGAGCTTTCAACACCAGCATGGAG GTTGGCATCGTGGTGAGCTGTGAAGACCTGTTCAGCGATAGCCACTGGAGGGTGTGTCAGGCGGTTGCCACGTTTGTCAGCCAGAGCACCACTGGAGGGAAG GTGCAACTGCATCCGTTGGTCCCCTGTACACAGGCGGAGCAGGTGGAGCACAGTCTAgcagctgagaggaggaggatgaggctCGTCCACGCTGATATCGTGAAGGACCTGCTCACCAACAGGGCCTTCCAACAAG tggagGTCCAGGAGGCTGAGAAGGCAGTGCCAGCAGAGAGGACACGGGTGGAGAGTGTTGAGTTGGTTCTTCCTACtcatgccaaccaccaggtcaacACGTTCGGAGGACAGATCATGGCCTGGATGGAGAACGTGGCTACCATCGCTGCAAG tcgTCTGTGTAACGCCCACCCCACCCTGCAGAGCATAGACATGTTCCATTTCAGGGGTCCCTCACACGTGGGTGACCGGCTGGTCCTCAAAGCCATCGTCAACAATGCATTCAAGAACAG CATGGAGGTGGGCGTGTGTGCGGAGGCTTATCAGGGGGAGGGGCCTCTGAGACACATCAACAGCGCCTTCATGACCTTCGAAATCCGCGACCGGGAAGGCAAGCCGTGCACGTTGCCAAGGATACGACCCGAACCGCTG gagggaaggaGACGTTACCAGGAGGCCATCGCTAGAAACAAGATCCGACTCGACAG GAAGTACATAATATCCTGCAAGCAGACAGAGGTGCCCTTATCTGTACCGTGGGACCTCAGCAACCAG GTGTACCTCAGCTACAACAACGTGTCTGCTCTGAAGATGCTGGCCGCTAGAAACAACTGGTTGTTAAACTCTGAGAAAAACAAG GTGAGCCTGTACACCCTGGAGCAGAAGCAGGTGTTGAGTTTTAAGGTCGAGACGGAGGTAGACATCCCAGCTGAGAGGGCCTTTATGCTGCTCTCTGACTTCAGCAAGAGAGTGGAGTGGGACTCAAACTACAA GAGGTGTGAGCTGATTCTTAGGGTGGACGATGATGACTTTCTGTACCGCGTGGTGACTCCTTCCATAGGCCAGGATGGGGCCAGTAACAGCCCTTCAGCCGATCAGGGAGGGAAGGTCCAGGACTTCATCCTCCTGGCCTCCAGGAGACCACCGTGTGACAGCGG GGACCCTTATGTTATTGCTCTGCGTTCGGTCACTCTACCCACACACCCTCCTACAGAGGGCTACAACAGGGGAGAGGTGCTGTGTGCCGGCTTCAGCATCCTGGAGGTCTCCAAAAATATCTCCAAG ATCTCCTACTTCAACCAGGCGTCTCCCGAGGTCCTGCCCTACATCTCCACAGACATCGCCGGGCTCTCCTCCAGCTTCTACGGCATCTTCTGCGCCTGTAACACCTTCCTCCAGGAGAACAGGGATGACCATGCCTCCACCCCCCAGTCCCAACCACCCTCCTCTACACTAAAAAGTGCACAACT ATTGACACCCAACCCCCTGTGA
- the acot11a gene encoding acyl-coenzyme A thioesterase 11 isoform X2 has product MTLPRESISGTPKMSRHQNGEEYRNPTEVKKSQIVMPCHANHRQELSVGELLKWMDSTACLSAERHAGCPCVTASVDDIHFEHTIGVGQVVNIKAKVNRAFNTSMEVGIVVSCEDLFSDSHWRVCQAVATFVSQSTTGGKVQLHPLVPCTQAEQVEHSLAAERRRMRLVHADIVKDLLTNRAFQQVEVQEAEKAVPAERTRVESVELVLPTHANHQVNTFGGQIMAWMENVATIAASRLCNAHPTLQSIDMFHFRGPSHVGDRLVLKAIVNNAFKNSMEVGVCAEAYQGEGPLRHINSAFMTFEIRDREGKPCTLPRIRPEPLEGRRRYQEAIARNKIRLDRKYIISCKQTEVPLSVPWDLSNQVYLSYNNVSALKMLAARNNWLLNSEKNKVSLYTLEQKQVLSFKVETEVDIPAERAFMLLSDFSKRVEWDSNYKRCELILRVDDDDFLYRVVTPSIGQDGASNSPSADQGGKVQDFILLASRRPPCDSGDPYVIALRSVTLPTHPPTEGYNRGEVLCAGFSILEVSKNISKISYFNQASPEVLPYISTDIAGLSSSFYGIFCACNTFLQENRDDHASTPQSQPPSSTLKSAQL; this is encoded by the exons ATGACTCTTCCTAGAGAAAGTATCTCCGGGACCCCTAAAATGAGCAGACACCAAAATGGGGAGGAGTACAGGAACCCAACAGAGGTGAAGAAGAGCCAGATAGTGATGCCCTGCCATGCCAACCACCGCCAGGAGCTCAGTGTGGGAGAGCTGCTCAAATGGATGGACTCTACAGCCTGTCTGTCAG CTGAAAGGCATGCCGGGTGTCCCTGTGTCACTGCCTCGGTCGACGACATCCACTTTGAACACACTATTGG GGTTGGACAGGTGGTCAACATCAAGGCCAAAGTCAATCGAGCTTTCAACACCAGCATGGAG GTTGGCATCGTGGTGAGCTGTGAAGACCTGTTCAGCGATAGCCACTGGAGGGTGTGTCAGGCGGTTGCCACGTTTGTCAGCCAGAGCACCACTGGAGGGAAG GTGCAACTGCATCCGTTGGTCCCCTGTACACAGGCGGAGCAGGTGGAGCACAGTCTAgcagctgagaggaggaggatgaggctCGTCCACGCTGATATCGTGAAGGACCTGCTCACCAACAGGGCCTTCCAACAAG tggagGTCCAGGAGGCTGAGAAGGCAGTGCCAGCAGAGAGGACACGGGTGGAGAGTGTTGAGTTGGTTCTTCCTACtcatgccaaccaccaggtcaacACGTTCGGAGGACAGATCATGGCCTGGATGGAGAACGTGGCTACCATCGCTGCAAG tcgTCTGTGTAACGCCCACCCCACCCTGCAGAGCATAGACATGTTCCATTTCAGGGGTCCCTCACACGTGGGTGACCGGCTGGTCCTCAAAGCCATCGTCAACAATGCATTCAAGAACAG CATGGAGGTGGGCGTGTGTGCGGAGGCTTATCAGGGGGAGGGGCCTCTGAGACACATCAACAGCGCCTTCATGACCTTCGAAATCCGCGACCGGGAAGGCAAGCCGTGCACGTTGCCAAGGATACGACCCGAACCGCTG gagggaaggaGACGTTACCAGGAGGCCATCGCTAGAAACAAGATCCGACTCGACAG GAAGTACATAATATCCTGCAAGCAGACAGAGGTGCCCTTATCTGTACCGTGGGACCTCAGCAACCAG GTGTACCTCAGCTACAACAACGTGTCTGCTCTGAAGATGCTGGCCGCTAGAAACAACTGGTTGTTAAACTCTGAGAAAAACAAG GTGAGCCTGTACACCCTGGAGCAGAAGCAGGTGTTGAGTTTTAAGGTCGAGACGGAGGTAGACATCCCAGCTGAGAGGGCCTTTATGCTGCTCTCTGACTTCAGCAAGAGAGTGGAGTGGGACTCAAACTACAA GAGGTGTGAGCTGATTCTTAGGGTGGACGATGATGACTTTCTGTACCGCGTGGTGACTCCTTCCATAGGCCAGGATGGGGCCAGTAACAGCCCTTCAGCCGATCAGGGAGGGAAGGTCCAGGACTTCATCCTCCTGGCCTCCAGGAGACCACCGTGTGACAGCGG GGACCCTTATGTTATTGCTCTGCGTTCGGTCACTCTACCCACACACCCTCCTACAGAGGGCTACAACAGGGGAGAGGTGCTGTGTGCCGGCTTCAGCATCCTGGAGGTCTCCAAAAATATCTCCAAG ATCTCCTACTTCAACCAGGCGTCTCCCGAGGTCCTGCCCTACATCTCCACAGACATCGCCGGGCTCTCCTCCAGCTTCTACGGCATCTTCTGCGCCTGTAACACCTTCCTCCAGGAGAACAGGGATGACCATGCCTCCACCCCCCAGTCCCAACCACCCTCCTCTACACTAAAAAGTGCACAACTGTAA
- the acot11a gene encoding acyl-coenzyme A thioesterase 11 isoform X1 → MTLPRESISGTPKMSRHQNGEEYRNPTEVKKSQIVMPCHANHRQELSVGELLKWMDSTACLSAERHAGCPCVTASVDDIHFEHTIGVGQVVNIKAKVNRAFNTSMEVGIVVSCEDLFSDSHWRVCQAVATFVSQSTTGGKVQLHPLVPCTQAEQVEHSLAAERRRMRLVHADIVKDLLTNRAFQQVEVQEAEKAVPAERTRVESVELVLPTHANHQVNTFGGQIMAWMENVATIAASRLCNAHPTLQSIDMFHFRGPSHVGDRLVLKAIVNNAFKNSMEVGVCAEAYQGEGPLRHINSAFMTFEIRDREGKPCTLPRIRPEPLEGRRRYQEAIARNKIRLDRKYIISCKQTEVPLSVPWDLSNQVYLSYNNVSALKMLAARNNWLLNSEKNKVSLYTLEQKQVLSFKVETEVDIPAERAFMLLSDFSKRVEWDSNYKRCELILRVDDDDFLYRVVTPSIGQDGASNSPSADQGGKVQDFILLASRRPPCDSGDPYVIALRSVTLPTHPPTEGYNRGEVLCAGFSILEVSKNISKISYFNQASPEVLPYISTDIAGLSSSFYGIFCACNTFLQENRDDHASTPQSQPPSSTLKSAQLLTPNPL, encoded by the exons ATGACTCTTCCTAGAGAAAGTATCTCCGGGACCCCTAAAATGAGCAGACACCAAAATGGGGAGGAGTACAGGAACCCAACAGAGGTGAAGAAGAGCCAGATAGTGATGCCCTGCCATGCCAACCACCGCCAGGAGCTCAGTGTGGGAGAGCTGCTCAAATGGATGGACTCTACAGCCTGTCTGTCAG CTGAAAGGCATGCCGGGTGTCCCTGTGTCACTGCCTCGGTCGACGACATCCACTTTGAACACACTATTGG GGTTGGACAGGTGGTCAACATCAAGGCCAAAGTCAATCGAGCTTTCAACACCAGCATGGAG GTTGGCATCGTGGTGAGCTGTGAAGACCTGTTCAGCGATAGCCACTGGAGGGTGTGTCAGGCGGTTGCCACGTTTGTCAGCCAGAGCACCACTGGAGGGAAG GTGCAACTGCATCCGTTGGTCCCCTGTACACAGGCGGAGCAGGTGGAGCACAGTCTAgcagctgagaggaggaggatgaggctCGTCCACGCTGATATCGTGAAGGACCTGCTCACCAACAGGGCCTTCCAACAAG tggagGTCCAGGAGGCTGAGAAGGCAGTGCCAGCAGAGAGGACACGGGTGGAGAGTGTTGAGTTGGTTCTTCCTACtcatgccaaccaccaggtcaacACGTTCGGAGGACAGATCATGGCCTGGATGGAGAACGTGGCTACCATCGCTGCAAG tcgTCTGTGTAACGCCCACCCCACCCTGCAGAGCATAGACATGTTCCATTTCAGGGGTCCCTCACACGTGGGTGACCGGCTGGTCCTCAAAGCCATCGTCAACAATGCATTCAAGAACAG CATGGAGGTGGGCGTGTGTGCGGAGGCTTATCAGGGGGAGGGGCCTCTGAGACACATCAACAGCGCCTTCATGACCTTCGAAATCCGCGACCGGGAAGGCAAGCCGTGCACGTTGCCAAGGATACGACCCGAACCGCTG gagggaaggaGACGTTACCAGGAGGCCATCGCTAGAAACAAGATCCGACTCGACAG GAAGTACATAATATCCTGCAAGCAGACAGAGGTGCCCTTATCTGTACCGTGGGACCTCAGCAACCAG GTGTACCTCAGCTACAACAACGTGTCTGCTCTGAAGATGCTGGCCGCTAGAAACAACTGGTTGTTAAACTCTGAGAAAAACAAG GTGAGCCTGTACACCCTGGAGCAGAAGCAGGTGTTGAGTTTTAAGGTCGAGACGGAGGTAGACATCCCAGCTGAGAGGGCCTTTATGCTGCTCTCTGACTTCAGCAAGAGAGTGGAGTGGGACTCAAACTACAA GAGGTGTGAGCTGATTCTTAGGGTGGACGATGATGACTTTCTGTACCGCGTGGTGACTCCTTCCATAGGCCAGGATGGGGCCAGTAACAGCCCTTCAGCCGATCAGGGAGGGAAGGTCCAGGACTTCATCCTCCTGGCCTCCAGGAGACCACCGTGTGACAGCGG GGACCCTTATGTTATTGCTCTGCGTTCGGTCACTCTACCCACACACCCTCCTACAGAGGGCTACAACAGGGGAGAGGTGCTGTGTGCCGGCTTCAGCATCCTGGAGGTCTCCAAAAATATCTCCAAG ATCTCCTACTTCAACCAGGCGTCTCCCGAGGTCCTGCCCTACATCTCCACAGACATCGCCGGGCTCTCCTCCAGCTTCTACGGCATCTTCTGCGCCTGTAACACCTTCCTCCAGGAGAACAGGGATGACCATGCCTCCACCCCCCAGTCCCAACCACCCTCCTCTACACTAAAAAGTGCACAACT ATTGACACCCAACCCCCTGTGA